A genome region from Anastrepha obliqua isolate idAnaObli1 chromosome 4, idAnaObli1_1.0, whole genome shotgun sequence includes the following:
- the LOC129243949 gene encoding SET and MYND domain-containing protein 4, with protein MDVYDVSDDLVKKLNDWKLIGIISGKFNELKENYSKVNFVEHVLIDFKYIDKILLNGKLREEKCNKKSSDFRMLGNEQFSLKNRKYFQALELYNKSICYSEPGSENLSIGYANRSAVLFEWKRFRECLVNIELARKASYPARLMHKLDKREKDCRQLLATQPPDVQPFDFQMSFEPHPQVPNIADCLELHYTEEEGRFISTKRELVVGDLIATEEPFCSTLLPPMRYIRCATCKVENYLSLIPCESCCSVMFCSEDCRDRAVATFHKYECPIIDLLHKMFNKIHGIALRVCLSAIELFPTIEELMAFCEEPENQNKSAFDLDYTNFTPREHYRAIHGLVTNQHLRSVSDLFQRSVVCAVLKHFVIEHTPLKEFLGGEEGENFFTELLFRHLQTSPSNMHGIDLVEQVNETKDDTTHSSGAFAFLSLLNHSCAPNTLRVYQGTKAYLFVFRPIPAGGMLYDTYGAHFAIFTKAQRIETLSMQYRFTCKCEACENDYPNYSKLQPKLFVPFVNDETDMKSLVKYDYDFALENYRKYCEFLTQHANAYPCAQISSAEECLKMALHILVDAVPLKAKM; from the exons ATGGATGTGTATGATGTTAGCGACGATCTTGTCAAGAAGCTGAATGATTGGAAGCTAATTGGCATCATATCAGGCAAATTTAATGAACTGAAAGAGAATTATTCCAAAGTTAACTTTGTAGAACATGTACTGATCGACTTTAAGTACattgacaaaattttattaaatggaaAATTGCGCGAGGAAAAGTGCAATAAGAAGAGCTCTGATTTTCGAATGTTAGGCAATGAGCAGTTCTCGCTTAAAAACCGCAAATATTTTCAA GCTCTGGAGCTATACAATAAAAGCATTTGCTATTCGGAGCCTGGTTCAGAGAATCTCTCCATAGGATACGCCAATCGTTCAGCGGTGCTCTTCGAATGGAAACGCTTTCGTGAATGTCTGGTCAATATCGAATTAGCACGCAAAGCTAGCTATCCGGCGCGTCTAATGCATAAATTGGATAAACGCGAGAAGGACTGCCGCCAATTGCTGGCCACACAACCACCCGATGTGCAGCCATTCGATTTTCAAATGTCCTTCGAACCACACCCACAAGTACCCAATATTGCTGATTGTCTCGAATTGCACTACACTGAGGAGGAGGGTCGCTTCATCTCCACAAAACGTGAATTGGTTGTCGGCGATCTTATTGCCACCGAAGAACCATTTTGCTCGACACTCTTGCCACCGATGCGTTACATACGATGTGCCACCTGTAAAGTGGAAAATTACCTATCGTTAATACCCTGTGAGAGCTGTTGCTCTGTAATGTTCTGTTCGGAAGATTGTCGCGATCGTGCCGTCGCAACTTTCCACAAATATGAATGTCCTATTATTGACTTACTGcataaaatgttcaacaaaattCACGGCATTGCGTTGCGTGTCTGCCTATCGGCAATCGAGCTCTTCCCCACCATCGAAGAGTTGATGGCTTTCTGCGAGGAACCGGAAAATCAAAATAAGTCTGCGTTCGACTTGGACTATACGAATTTTACGCCACGCGAGCACTATCGTGCCATACACGGTCTAGTGACGAATCAGCATTTGCGTTCCGTATCAGATCTGTTTCAACGTTCCGTCGTATGCGCTGTACTGAAGCACTTTGTTATCGAGCATACCCCATTGAAAGAGTTTCTCGGCGGTGAAGAGGGGGAGAATTTCTTTACCGAATTACTATTCCGACATCTGCAGACATCACCATCCAACATGCACGGCATTGATTTGGTGGAGCAAGTGAACGAGACAAAAGACGATACAACACATTCGTCTGGCGCATTCGCCTTTCTATCGCTACTAAATCATTCGTGTGCGCCAAATACACTGCGTGTATACCAGGGCACAAAGGCATATCTGTTCGTCTTCCGTCCAATACCTGCCGGCGGCATGCTGTACGACACATATGG CGCACATTTCGCCATTTTCACAAAAGCGCAGCGCATCGAAACACTATCCATGCAGTATCGTTTCACCTGTAAATGCGAAGCCTGCGAGAACGACTATCCCAACTATAGCAAACTACAACCAAAACTGTTCGTACCCTTTGTGAATGACGAGACGGACATGAAGAGTCTGGTCAAATATGATTATGATTTTGCATTGGAGAATTATCGTAAATACTGTGAATTCCTGACGCAACATGCGAACGCCTATCCCTGCGCCCAAATTAGCTCGGCCGAAGAGTGCTTGAAAATGGCGTTGCACATACTCGTCGACGCGGTGCCGCTAAAAGCTAAAATGTAA